The Manihot esculenta cultivar AM560-2 chromosome 11, M.esculenta_v8, whole genome shotgun sequence genome includes a region encoding these proteins:
- the LOC110625986 gene encoding protein BUD31 homolog 1 isoform X2: MPKVKTNRIKYPDGWELIEPTLRELDAKMREAENDSHDGKRKCETLWPIFRIAHQRSRYIFDIYYKTNEISKELYEFCLEQGYGDRNLIAKWKKPGYERLCCLRCIQPRDHNFGTTCVCRVPKHLREEKVVECVHCGCKGCASGD; this comes from the exons ATGCCAAAAGTGAAGACAAATCGGATCAAATATCCGGATGGATGGGAATTGATCGAGCCTACTCTTCGCGAGCTAGATGCCAAGATGAGGGAAG CTGAAAATGATTCTCATGATGGCAAGAGAAAATGTGAAACGCTCTGGCCTATTTTCAGAATTGCCCATCAAAGGAGCCGCTATATTTTTGACATTTATtataaaacaaatgaaatttCTAAAGAGCTTTATGAGTTCTGCTTGGAACAAGGTTATGGCGACCGTAACCTCATTGCAAAATGGAAAAAG CCAGGATATGAACGACTCTGCTGCCTACGCTGCATTCAGCCAAGGGATCACAACTTTGGCACTACTTGTGTGTGCAGGGTTCCCAAGCATCTGAGAGAGGAAAAGGTTGTTGAGTGTGTCCATTGTGGTTGTAAGGGCTGTGCAAGTGGGGATTGA
- the LOC110625835 gene encoding pleiotropic drug resistance protein 2 isoform X1 yields the protein MAAAFAGDDLARQMSSRSWRRSTSIREMWNEPDVFQRSSRRPLPMDDEKELRWAAIERLPTYDRMRKGVLTQVMSNGRMVHNEVDMTRLGTQDKKKLMDSILKVVEEDNEKFLRRLRNRTDRVGIEIPTIEVRIQHFSVEGDAYVGSRALPTLLNSTLNAIEGVLEMIGLSPSKKRTIKILQDVNGIVRPSRMTLLLGPPGSGKTTLLKSLAGKLDDDLKVTGKVTYCGHELWEFTPQRTCAYIGQHDLHCGEMSVRETLDFSGRCLGVGTRYYMLSELSRREREAGIKPDPEIDAFMKNTSMAGQATNLITDYVLKILGLDICADIMVGDDMRRGISGGQKKRVTTGEMLVGPAKAFFMDEISTGLDSSTTFQIVKFMRQMVHIMDVTMVISLLQPAPETFDLFDDVILLSEGQIVYQGPRENILEFFKYVGFKCPERKGIADFLQEVTSKKDQQQYWFRKNQPYRYISVPEFVRAFKIFYVGQQLSADLRVPFDKYRTHPAALVKEKYGISNWELFKAGFAKEWLLMKRNSFVYIFKTTQITIMAIIALTVFFRTEMKYGQIADGGKFFGALFFSLINVMFNGMAELAMTVFRLPVFYKQRDFLFYPAWSFGLPIWLLRIPISLMESGIWIILTYYTIGFAPAISRFFKQFLAFVGIHQTALSLFRMIAALGRIEVVANTLGSFTLLLVFVLGGYIVSKNDISSWIIWGYYISPMMYGQNAIAINEFLDRRWSTPTGNPTEPTVGIALLKERGLFTTEKAFWICIGALFAFSILFNILFIVALTYLSPFGDNKAVIVDDDSDKNATRHLASNQEGIDMAVRNARGGINSNISRINQARKGMVLPFLPLSLAFNHVNYYVDMPAEMKNQGVEESRLQLLRDVSGAFRPGILTALVGVSGAGKTTLMDVLAGRKTGGYIEGSINISGYPKNQATFARVSGYCEQNDIHSPYVTVYESLLYSAWLRLSADVNKATRKMFVEEVMELVELNSLKNALVGLPGVDGLSTEQRKRLTIAVELVANPSIIFMDEPTSGLDARAAAIVMRTVRNTVDTGRTVVCTIHQPSIDIFEAFDELLLMKRGGQVIYAGPLGRHSHKLVEYFEGVPGVPKIKEGYNPATWMLEVSSTSVEAQLDVDFAEIYANSDLFRRNQELIKELSTPQPGSGDLYFPTQYSQSFIIQCKACFWKQHWSYWRNSRYNAIRFFMTTMIGVIFGVIFWNKGGQIQTRQELTNLLGATYAAILFLGGSNASAVQSVVAVERTVFYRERAAGMYSELPYAFAQVAIETIYVAIQTFIYTLLLYSMIGYEWEVDKFFYFYYFIFMCFTYFSMYGMMVVALTPGHQIAAIVMSFFLSFWNLFSGFLIPRPLIPIWWRWYYWASPVAWTIYGIFASQFGDKKSVLEIPDEPSTTVDLFLKNGFGYDHDFLVAVVIAHIGWVLLFFFVFAYGIKFLNFQRR from the exons ATGGCGGCTGCCTTTGCCGGAGATGACTTGGCAAGGCAAATGAGTAGTAGGAGCTGGAGGCGGTCCACGAGCATAAGGGAAATGTGGAATGAGCCAGATGTGTTCCAGAGAAGCTCAAGGCGGCCATTACCGATGGATGATGAGAAGGAGTTGCGGTGGGCAGCCATAGAGAGGCTTCCAACTTATGATAGGATGAGGAAAGGGGTACTTACACAGGTTATGAGCAATGGCAGGATGGTGCATAATGAAGTTGACATGACAAGGCTTGGAACTCAAGATAAGAAGAAATTGATGGATAGTATACTTAAGGTTGTCGAGGAAGATAACGAGAAGTTCTTGAGGAGGCTCAGGAACAGAACTGACAG AGTAGGGATAGAGATTCCAACAATTGAAGTCAGAATTCAGCATTTTTCAGTTGAGGGAGATGCATATGTTGGTAGCAGAGCACTTCCAACTTTGCTTAATTCCACCTTGAATGCAATTGAG GGAGTTCTTGAAATGATTGGGCTTTCTCCATCAAAGAAAAGGACAATCAAGATACTCCAAGATGTTAATGGAATAGTAAGACCATCAAG GATGACACTACTTCTCGGGCCTCCTGGATCTGGAAAAACAACTCTGTTAAAATCACTTGCTGGGAAACTAGATGATGATCTGAAG GTAACAGGGAAAGTCACCTACTGTGGTCATGAGCTTTGGGAATTTACACCTCAAAGGACCTGTGCTTATATTGGCCAGCATGACCTTCACTGTGGTGAAATGAGTGTTCGTGAGACACTTGATTTCTCAGGGCGTTGCTTGGGAGTGGGAACCAGGTATTACATGCTGTCAGAGCTGTCAAGACGGGAGAGAGAAGCAGGTATCAAACCAGATCCTGAAATTGATGCATTCATGAAAAACACTTCTATGGCAGGCCAAGCAACCAATTTGATTACAGACTATGTTCTAAAG ATACTTGGATTGGATATTTGTGCTGATATCATGGTGGGAGATGACATGAGAAGGGGTATCTCTGGCGGACAAAAGAAGCGTGTAACTACAG GAGAAATGTTGGTAGGACCAGCAAAAGCATTTTTCATGGATGAAATATCCACAGGGTTGGATAGTTCCACAACTTTCCAAATTGTTAAGTTCATGAGACAGATGGTTCACATAATGGATGTTACTATGGTCATCTCTCTCTTGCAGCCTGCACCTGAAACATTTGATCTCTTTGATGATGTTATCCTACTTTCCGAAGGCCAGATTGTCTACCAAGGTCCACGTGAGAACATTCTTGAATTCTTCAAATACGTGGGTTTTAAATGTCCTGAAAGGAAAGGTATTGCTGACTTCCTGCAAGAAGTAACTTCCAAGAAGGACCAACAACAATATTGGTTCAGAAAAAATCAACCTTACAGATACATATCAGTACCAGAGTTTGTAAGAGCCTTCAAAATCTTTTATGTTGGCCAGCAGCTTTCAGCAGATCTCAGAGTTCCCTTTGATAAATACAGAACACATCCTGCTGCTTTGGTGAAAGAAAAGTATGGCATCTCCAATTGGGAACTGTTCAAGGCAGGGTTTGCAAAAGAATGGCTACTGATGAAGCGAAACTCTTTTGTTTACATATTTAAAACTACCCAGATAACAATCATGGCTATAATTGCATTGACTGTGTTCTTTAGAACAGAGATGAAATATGGCCAAATTGCTGATGGAGGAAAGTTTTTTGGAGCACTGTTTTTTAGTCTTATTAATGTCATGTTTAATGGGATGGCAGAGCTTGCAATGACTGTTTTTAGGCTTCCTGTGTTCTACAAGCAGAGAGATTTCTTATTTTATCCAGCATGGTCTTTTGGATTGCCTATTTGGCTCCTCAGAATTCCTATCTCACTGATGGAATCTGGTATTTGGATCATCCTTACATATTACACCATTGGCTTTGCCCCTGCTATCAGTAG ATTCTTCAAACAGTTCTTGGCTTTTGTTGGCATACATCAAAcagctctctctctttttcgtATGATAGCAGCTCTTGGAAGAATTGAAGTAGTTGCAAATACACTTGGTTCCTTTACCTTGCTGTTGGTTTTTGTGCTTGGAGGCTACATTGTTTCAAAAA ATGACATATCATCATGGATTATATGGGGTTACTATATTTCTCCTATGATGTATGGGCAAAATGCCATTGCAATCAATGAGTTCCTTGACAGAAGATGGAGCACA CCAACTGGCAATCCTACCGAGCCTACAGTTGGAATTGCCCTTCTTAAGGAGAGAGGCCTGTTCACTACTGAGAAGGCATTTTGGATTTGTATTGGAGCACTTTTTGCATTTTCTATTCTTTTCAATATTCTCTTCATTGTAGCATTGACATATTTAAGTC CTTTTGGTGATAACAAGGCTGTAATTGTTGATGATGACTCTGACAAAAATGCTACGCGGCATTTGGCATCTAATCAAGAAG GAATTGACATGGCAGTGAGAAATGCTCGAGGGGGTATTAACTCAAATATTAGCAGAATTAATCAAGCTAGAAAGGGAATGGTCTTGCCTTTCCTACCCCTTTCACTTGCTTTCAACCATGTGAATTATTATGTGGATATGCCTGCA GAAATGAAGAACCAAGGAGTTGAAGAGAGCAGGTTGCAACTTCTGCGAGATGTTAGCGGTGCTTTTAGGCCTGGTATTCTAACAGCATTAGTAGGTGTGAGTGGTGCTGGGAAGACGACTCTAATGGATGTCTTAGCAGGAAGGAAGACAGGTGGATATATTGAAGGAAGCATAAACATTTCTGGTTATCCAAAGAACCAAGCAACATTTGCAAGGGTCAGCGGTTATTGTGAACAAAATGACATCCATTCACCATATGTAACAGTTTATGAATCTCTCTTATATTCTGCCTGGCTTCGACTTTCTGCTGATGTAAATAAAGCAACACGAAAG ATGTTTGTTGAGGAAGTAATGGAGTTGGTTGAACTTAACTCCTTAAAGAATGCTCTAGTTGGTCTTCCTGGAGTTGATGGTCTTTCAACTGAGCAGAGGAAGAGACTGACTATAGCTGTAGAGTTGGTTGCTAATCCATCAATTATCTTTATGGATGAGCCCACATCTGGTCTTGATGCTAGAGCTGCAGCAATCGTTATGCGTACAGTAAGGAATACAGTGGACACAGGACGAACTGTTGTTTGTACAATTCACCAACCAAGCATTGATATCTTTGAAGCTTTTGATGAG CTGTTACTGATGAAAAGAGGAGGACAAGTGATATATGCTGGACCACTTGGTCGACATTCTCACAAGCTTGTGGAATACTTTGAG GGTGTTCCAGGGGTTCCCAAGATCAAGGAAGGTTATAATCCTGCTACCTGGATGTTAGAGGTGAGCTCTACTTCGGTAGAGGCTCAACTGGACGTTGATTTTGCAGAAATCTATGCAAACTCTGATCTCTTTAG GAGAAACCAAGAACTCATCAAAGAACTTAGCACTCCACAACCAGGTTCCGGGGATCTTTATTTCCCCACTCAATATTCCCAGAGCTTTATAATTCAATGCAAAGCTTGTTTCTGGAAACAACACTGGTCATACTGGCGGAACTCTCGATACAATGCCATTCGGTTCTTCATGACAACTATGATTGGAGTAATTTTTGGTGTTATCTTCTGGAATAAAGGAGGCCAGAT ACAAACACGACAGGAACTGACCAATCTGCTTGGAGCTACCTATGCTGCTATTCTTTTCCTTGGAGGCAGCAATGCTTCTGCTGTGCAATCTGTTGTGGCAGTAGAAAGAACAGTTTTCTATCGTGAAAGAGCAGCAGGGATGTATTCAGAGTTGCCTTATGCTTTTGCTCAG GTGGCTATAGAGACCATTTATGTTGCAATTCAAACCTTTATTTATACTCTTCTTTTGTACTCAATGATTGGATATGAGTGGGAAGTGGACAAATTCTTCTATTTCTACTACTTCATCTTCATGTGCTTTACCTACTTCTCAATGTATGGAATGATGGTTGTTGCCCTCACTCCTGGCCATCAAATTGCAGCAATTGTTATGTCCTTCTTCCTGAGCTTCTGGAACTTGTTCTCTGGTTTCCTCATCCCCCGGCCA CTTATCCCTATATGGTGGAGATGGTATTACTGGGCATCTCCAGTTGCTTGGACAATATACGGAATTTTTGCATCTCAATTTGGTGACAAGAAATCTGTTCTTGAGATTCCTGATGAACCATCAACAACTGTGGATTTATTCCTAAAGAATGGTTTTGGTTATGATCATGACTTCCTTGTAGCTGTAGTGATTGCCCATATTGGTTGGgtcctccttttcttctttgtcTTTGCATATGGCATCAAGTTTCTTAACTTTCAAAGGCGATGA
- the LOC110626598 gene encoding putative low molecular weight protein-tyrosine-phosphatase slr0328: MMRAASSSLCNANTRLPIPVPNFQLCHITTKFNPLSLKIPFPSYPIVQICSLNSHHHKKLPTSRITSSRSLVIEASSMASSTESETKTFSVLFVCLGNICRSPAAEGVFTDIVKKRGLDSKFKIDSAGTIGYHEGNPADPRMRAASKRRGIQITSVSRPIRPSDFRDFDIILVMDNQNREDIMKAFNRWKVRENLPDDAHQKVKLMCSYCKKHDETEVPDPYYGGPQGFEKVLDLLEDACESLLDSILTANGDILSS; encoded by the exons ATGATGAGAGCAGCATCATCATCCTTGTGTAATGCTAATACAAGGTTGCCAATCCCAGTTCCCAATTTTCAACTTTGCCATATTACCACTAAATTCAATCCCCTCTCTTTAAAAATCCCATTTCCAAGCTACCCAATTGTCCAAATCTGCTCTCTCAATTCCCATCATCACAAAAAATTACCCACAAGCAGAATCACTTCCTCTAGGTCCTTGGTGATCGAAGCCTCGTCAATGGCATCCTCCACTGAGTCGGAGACCAAAACCTTCTCTGTTCTCTTTGTGTGCTTAGGTAACATTTGTAGAAGCCCAGCTGCTGAGGGTGTTTTCACAGACATTGTAAAGAAGAGAGGCCTCGACTCCAAATTCAAGATTGACTCTGCTGGCACCATTGGTTACCACGAG GGTAATCCAGCAGACCCAAGAATgagggcagcctctaaaaggcGTGGGATTCAGATAACATCCGTATCGAGGCCAATAAGACCTTCTGATTTTAGGGATTTCGATATCATTCTCGTAATGGACAATCAAAATAGAG AGGATATAATGAAGGCATTTAATAGGTGGAAAGTTAGAGAGAATCTGCCTGATGATGCACACCAGAAG GTAAAATTAATGTGCTCCTACTGCAAGAAACATGATGAGACTGAAGTTCCAGATCCTTACTATGGCGGACCACAGGGTTTTGAGAAG GTTTTGGATCTACTTGAAGATGCTTGTGAATCACTATTGGACAGCATCTTGACGGCAAATGGTGACATTCTAAGTTCATAA
- the LOC110625835 gene encoding pleiotropic drug resistance protein 2 isoform X2, whose product MQLRMTLLLGPPGSGKTTLLKSLAGKLDDDLKVTGKVTYCGHELWEFTPQRTCAYIGQHDLHCGEMSVRETLDFSGRCLGVGTRYYMLSELSRREREAGIKPDPEIDAFMKNTSMAGQATNLITDYVLKILGLDICADIMVGDDMRRGISGGQKKRVTTGEMLVGPAKAFFMDEISTGLDSSTTFQIVKFMRQMVHIMDVTMVISLLQPAPETFDLFDDVILLSEGQIVYQGPRENILEFFKYVGFKCPERKGIADFLQEVTSKKDQQQYWFRKNQPYRYISVPEFVRAFKIFYVGQQLSADLRVPFDKYRTHPAALVKEKYGISNWELFKAGFAKEWLLMKRNSFVYIFKTTQITIMAIIALTVFFRTEMKYGQIADGGKFFGALFFSLINVMFNGMAELAMTVFRLPVFYKQRDFLFYPAWSFGLPIWLLRIPISLMESGIWIILTYYTIGFAPAISRFFKQFLAFVGIHQTALSLFRMIAALGRIEVVANTLGSFTLLLVFVLGGYIVSKNDISSWIIWGYYISPMMYGQNAIAINEFLDRRWSTPTGNPTEPTVGIALLKERGLFTTEKAFWICIGALFAFSILFNILFIVALTYLSPFGDNKAVIVDDDSDKNATRHLASNQEGIDMAVRNARGGINSNISRINQARKGMVLPFLPLSLAFNHVNYYVDMPAEMKNQGVEESRLQLLRDVSGAFRPGILTALVGVSGAGKTTLMDVLAGRKTGGYIEGSINISGYPKNQATFARVSGYCEQNDIHSPYVTVYESLLYSAWLRLSADVNKATRKMFVEEVMELVELNSLKNALVGLPGVDGLSTEQRKRLTIAVELVANPSIIFMDEPTSGLDARAAAIVMRTVRNTVDTGRTVVCTIHQPSIDIFEAFDELLLMKRGGQVIYAGPLGRHSHKLVEYFEGVPGVPKIKEGYNPATWMLEVSSTSVEAQLDVDFAEIYANSDLFRRNQELIKELSTPQPGSGDLYFPTQYSQSFIIQCKACFWKQHWSYWRNSRYNAIRFFMTTMIGVIFGVIFWNKGGQIQTRQELTNLLGATYAAILFLGGSNASAVQSVVAVERTVFYRERAAGMYSELPYAFAQVAIETIYVAIQTFIYTLLLYSMIGYEWEVDKFFYFYYFIFMCFTYFSMYGMMVVALTPGHQIAAIVMSFFLSFWNLFSGFLIPRPLIPIWWRWYYWASPVAWTIYGIFASQFGDKKSVLEIPDEPSTTVDLFLKNGFGYDHDFLVAVVIAHIGWVLLFFFVFAYGIKFLNFQRR is encoded by the exons ATGCAATTGAG GATGACACTACTTCTCGGGCCTCCTGGATCTGGAAAAACAACTCTGTTAAAATCACTTGCTGGGAAACTAGATGATGATCTGAAG GTAACAGGGAAAGTCACCTACTGTGGTCATGAGCTTTGGGAATTTACACCTCAAAGGACCTGTGCTTATATTGGCCAGCATGACCTTCACTGTGGTGAAATGAGTGTTCGTGAGACACTTGATTTCTCAGGGCGTTGCTTGGGAGTGGGAACCAGGTATTACATGCTGTCAGAGCTGTCAAGACGGGAGAGAGAAGCAGGTATCAAACCAGATCCTGAAATTGATGCATTCATGAAAAACACTTCTATGGCAGGCCAAGCAACCAATTTGATTACAGACTATGTTCTAAAG ATACTTGGATTGGATATTTGTGCTGATATCATGGTGGGAGATGACATGAGAAGGGGTATCTCTGGCGGACAAAAGAAGCGTGTAACTACAG GAGAAATGTTGGTAGGACCAGCAAAAGCATTTTTCATGGATGAAATATCCACAGGGTTGGATAGTTCCACAACTTTCCAAATTGTTAAGTTCATGAGACAGATGGTTCACATAATGGATGTTACTATGGTCATCTCTCTCTTGCAGCCTGCACCTGAAACATTTGATCTCTTTGATGATGTTATCCTACTTTCCGAAGGCCAGATTGTCTACCAAGGTCCACGTGAGAACATTCTTGAATTCTTCAAATACGTGGGTTTTAAATGTCCTGAAAGGAAAGGTATTGCTGACTTCCTGCAAGAAGTAACTTCCAAGAAGGACCAACAACAATATTGGTTCAGAAAAAATCAACCTTACAGATACATATCAGTACCAGAGTTTGTAAGAGCCTTCAAAATCTTTTATGTTGGCCAGCAGCTTTCAGCAGATCTCAGAGTTCCCTTTGATAAATACAGAACACATCCTGCTGCTTTGGTGAAAGAAAAGTATGGCATCTCCAATTGGGAACTGTTCAAGGCAGGGTTTGCAAAAGAATGGCTACTGATGAAGCGAAACTCTTTTGTTTACATATTTAAAACTACCCAGATAACAATCATGGCTATAATTGCATTGACTGTGTTCTTTAGAACAGAGATGAAATATGGCCAAATTGCTGATGGAGGAAAGTTTTTTGGAGCACTGTTTTTTAGTCTTATTAATGTCATGTTTAATGGGATGGCAGAGCTTGCAATGACTGTTTTTAGGCTTCCTGTGTTCTACAAGCAGAGAGATTTCTTATTTTATCCAGCATGGTCTTTTGGATTGCCTATTTGGCTCCTCAGAATTCCTATCTCACTGATGGAATCTGGTATTTGGATCATCCTTACATATTACACCATTGGCTTTGCCCCTGCTATCAGTAG ATTCTTCAAACAGTTCTTGGCTTTTGTTGGCATACATCAAAcagctctctctctttttcgtATGATAGCAGCTCTTGGAAGAATTGAAGTAGTTGCAAATACACTTGGTTCCTTTACCTTGCTGTTGGTTTTTGTGCTTGGAGGCTACATTGTTTCAAAAA ATGACATATCATCATGGATTATATGGGGTTACTATATTTCTCCTATGATGTATGGGCAAAATGCCATTGCAATCAATGAGTTCCTTGACAGAAGATGGAGCACA CCAACTGGCAATCCTACCGAGCCTACAGTTGGAATTGCCCTTCTTAAGGAGAGAGGCCTGTTCACTACTGAGAAGGCATTTTGGATTTGTATTGGAGCACTTTTTGCATTTTCTATTCTTTTCAATATTCTCTTCATTGTAGCATTGACATATTTAAGTC CTTTTGGTGATAACAAGGCTGTAATTGTTGATGATGACTCTGACAAAAATGCTACGCGGCATTTGGCATCTAATCAAGAAG GAATTGACATGGCAGTGAGAAATGCTCGAGGGGGTATTAACTCAAATATTAGCAGAATTAATCAAGCTAGAAAGGGAATGGTCTTGCCTTTCCTACCCCTTTCACTTGCTTTCAACCATGTGAATTATTATGTGGATATGCCTGCA GAAATGAAGAACCAAGGAGTTGAAGAGAGCAGGTTGCAACTTCTGCGAGATGTTAGCGGTGCTTTTAGGCCTGGTATTCTAACAGCATTAGTAGGTGTGAGTGGTGCTGGGAAGACGACTCTAATGGATGTCTTAGCAGGAAGGAAGACAGGTGGATATATTGAAGGAAGCATAAACATTTCTGGTTATCCAAAGAACCAAGCAACATTTGCAAGGGTCAGCGGTTATTGTGAACAAAATGACATCCATTCACCATATGTAACAGTTTATGAATCTCTCTTATATTCTGCCTGGCTTCGACTTTCTGCTGATGTAAATAAAGCAACACGAAAG ATGTTTGTTGAGGAAGTAATGGAGTTGGTTGAACTTAACTCCTTAAAGAATGCTCTAGTTGGTCTTCCTGGAGTTGATGGTCTTTCAACTGAGCAGAGGAAGAGACTGACTATAGCTGTAGAGTTGGTTGCTAATCCATCAATTATCTTTATGGATGAGCCCACATCTGGTCTTGATGCTAGAGCTGCAGCAATCGTTATGCGTACAGTAAGGAATACAGTGGACACAGGACGAACTGTTGTTTGTACAATTCACCAACCAAGCATTGATATCTTTGAAGCTTTTGATGAG CTGTTACTGATGAAAAGAGGAGGACAAGTGATATATGCTGGACCACTTGGTCGACATTCTCACAAGCTTGTGGAATACTTTGAG GGTGTTCCAGGGGTTCCCAAGATCAAGGAAGGTTATAATCCTGCTACCTGGATGTTAGAGGTGAGCTCTACTTCGGTAGAGGCTCAACTGGACGTTGATTTTGCAGAAATCTATGCAAACTCTGATCTCTTTAG GAGAAACCAAGAACTCATCAAAGAACTTAGCACTCCACAACCAGGTTCCGGGGATCTTTATTTCCCCACTCAATATTCCCAGAGCTTTATAATTCAATGCAAAGCTTGTTTCTGGAAACAACACTGGTCATACTGGCGGAACTCTCGATACAATGCCATTCGGTTCTTCATGACAACTATGATTGGAGTAATTTTTGGTGTTATCTTCTGGAATAAAGGAGGCCAGAT ACAAACACGACAGGAACTGACCAATCTGCTTGGAGCTACCTATGCTGCTATTCTTTTCCTTGGAGGCAGCAATGCTTCTGCTGTGCAATCTGTTGTGGCAGTAGAAAGAACAGTTTTCTATCGTGAAAGAGCAGCAGGGATGTATTCAGAGTTGCCTTATGCTTTTGCTCAG GTGGCTATAGAGACCATTTATGTTGCAATTCAAACCTTTATTTATACTCTTCTTTTGTACTCAATGATTGGATATGAGTGGGAAGTGGACAAATTCTTCTATTTCTACTACTTCATCTTCATGTGCTTTACCTACTTCTCAATGTATGGAATGATGGTTGTTGCCCTCACTCCTGGCCATCAAATTGCAGCAATTGTTATGTCCTTCTTCCTGAGCTTCTGGAACTTGTTCTCTGGTTTCCTCATCCCCCGGCCA CTTATCCCTATATGGTGGAGATGGTATTACTGGGCATCTCCAGTTGCTTGGACAATATACGGAATTTTTGCATCTCAATTTGGTGACAAGAAATCTGTTCTTGAGATTCCTGATGAACCATCAACAACTGTGGATTTATTCCTAAAGAATGGTTTTGGTTATGATCATGACTTCCTTGTAGCTGTAGTGATTGCCCATATTGGTTGGgtcctccttttcttctttgtcTTTGCATATGGCATCAAGTTTCTTAACTTTCAAAGGCGATGA
- the LOC110627010 gene encoding uncharacterized protein LOC110627010, whose protein sequence is MSEPPFRPREKLIEKQKYFQSVHKYTYLKGPYDKITSVAIPIALAASSIILIARGIYNMTHGIGKKE, encoded by the exons ATGTCAGAACCACCTTTTCGACCACGGGAGAAGCTCATAGAGAAGCAGAAATATTTCCAGAGCGTCCACAAATACACATATTTGAAAGGGCCTTATGATAAGATCACCTCTGTTGCCATTCCTATAGCTTTGGCAGCCAGCTCAATAATCCTCATC GCACGAGGGATCTATAATATGACTCATGGGATTGGGAAGAAGGAATGA
- the LOC110625986 gene encoding protein BUD31 homolog 1 isoform X1, with translation MEKGQFFELGRTSRYLSFTEYAEMPKVKTNRIKYPDGWELIEPTLRELDAKMREAENDSHDGKRKCETLWPIFRIAHQRSRYIFDIYYKTNEISKELYEFCLEQGYGDRNLIAKWKKPGYERLCCLRCIQPRDHNFGTTCVCRVPKHLREEKVVECVHCGCKGCASGD, from the exons ATGGAAAAAGGGCAATTCTTTGAATTGGGTCGAACTTCTCGCTATTTGAGCTTCACAGAGTACGCTG AAATGCCAAAAGTGAAGACAAATCGGATCAAATATCCGGATGGATGGGAATTGATCGAGCCTACTCTTCGCGAGCTAGATGCCAAGATGAGGGAAG CTGAAAATGATTCTCATGATGGCAAGAGAAAATGTGAAACGCTCTGGCCTATTTTCAGAATTGCCCATCAAAGGAGCCGCTATATTTTTGACATTTATtataaaacaaatgaaatttCTAAAGAGCTTTATGAGTTCTGCTTGGAACAAGGTTATGGCGACCGTAACCTCATTGCAAAATGGAAAAAG CCAGGATATGAACGACTCTGCTGCCTACGCTGCATTCAGCCAAGGGATCACAACTTTGGCACTACTTGTGTGTGCAGGGTTCCCAAGCATCTGAGAGAGGAAAAGGTTGTTGAGTGTGTCCATTGTGGTTGTAAGGGCTGTGCAAGTGGGGATTGA